One window of Fusarium keratoplasticum isolate Fu6.1 chromosome 2, whole genome shotgun sequence genomic DNA carries:
- a CDS encoding Hydroxymethylglutaryl-CoA synthase translates to MAARPQNIGIKAIEIYFPSQYVEQTELEKFDGVSTGKYTIGLGQTKMSFCDDREDIYSFALTATKNLLKNYNVDPNSIGRLEVGTETLLDKSKSVKTVLMQLFGDNTNIEGVDTINACYGGTNAVFNTINWIESSAWDGRDGIVVAGDIALYAKGNARPTGGAGAVALLIGPNAPIVAEPGLRGTYMQHAYDFYKPDLTSEYPYVDGHYSINCYTKALDAAYRDYCKREAKQSTNGVTNGSDPNRTNLDRFDYLAFHSPTCKLVQKSYARLLYHDYLANADSPAFAEVAPELRDMDYEKSLTDKVVEKTFMGLTKKRFQERVNPSIQVATNVGNMYCGSVWGGLASLISVVDNKALEGKRIGLFSYGSGLAASFMSFRINGNVERISDVLDIPTRLAARRAVPPENYDKMCDLRKQAHLQKDYTPKGEISGIVPGTYYLTKVDDMFKREYAIKE, encoded by the exons ATGGCCGCCCGTCCTCAAAACAttggcatcaaggccattgagatCTACTTCCCCAGCCAG TATGTTGAGCAGACTGAGCTCGAGAAGTTCGATGGCGTCAGCACTGGAAAGTACACCATTGGTCTTGGCCAGACCAAGATGTCCTTCTGCGATGATCGCGAGG ACATCTACTCCTTCGCCCTGACCGCCACCAAgaacctcctcaagaactACAACGTTGACCCCAACTCAATTGGTCGTCTCGAGGTCGGCACTGAgaccctcctcgacaagtccaagtcggTCAAGACTGTTCTCATGCAGCTCTTtggcgacaacaccaacatcgaGGGTGTCGACACCATCAACGCCTGCTACGGTGGTACCAACgccgtcttcaacaccatcaactgGATTGAGTCCTCTGCTTGGGACGGCCGTGATGGTATTGTTGTGGCTGGTGACATTGCCCTCTACGCCAAGGGTAACGCCCGTCCCACTGGCGGTGCTGGCGCCGTTGCTCTGCTCATTGGCCCCAACGCTCCTATTGTTGCTGAGCCTGGCCTGCGCGGTACCTACATGCAGCACGCCTACGACTTCTACAAGCCCGACCTGACCAGCGAGTACCCCTACGTCGACGGCCACTACTCCATCAACTGCTACACCAAGGCTCTCGATGCCGCTTACCGTGACTACTGCAAGCGTGAGGCCAAGCAGTCCACCAACGGTGTCACCAACGGCAGTGACCCTAACCGAACCAACCTCGACCGCTTCGATTACCTTGCCTTCCACTCCCCTACTTGCAAGCTCGTCCAGAAGTCTTATGCCCGACTCCTCTACCACGACTACCTTGCCAACGCCGACTCGCCGGCTTTCGCCGAGGTCGCCCCTGAGCTCCGCGACATGGACTACGAGAAGTCTCTGACCGACAAGGTCGTTGAGAAGACCTTCATGGGTCTCACCAAGAAGCGCTTCCAGGAGCGCGTTAACCCCTCTATCCAGGTTGCCACCAACGTTGGTAACATGTACTGCGGCAGTGTCTGGGGTGGTCTGGCCAGCTTGATCAGCGTCGTCGACAACAAGGCTCTCGAGGGCAAGCGAATTGGTCTCTTCAGCTACGGTTCCGGTCTCGCTGCCAGCTTCATGTCTTTCCGCATCAACGGCAACGTCGAGCGCATCTCTGACGTTCTCGACATCCCCACCCGCCTCGCTGCCCGCCGCGCTGTGCCCCCTGAGAACTACGACAAG ATGTGCGATCTCCGAAAGCAGGCTCATCTCCAGAAGGACTACACCCCCAAGGGT